The DNA segment AAGCCGACCATTTACGCTACAAAGTCGAGGGTGATGTCGTAAAGATATTTATCACGCCGTACCGAACAACTATCAGCAAAGATGATCTCGATTTCAGCCAGGGTGACTATAACGTCGAATTCGTGTTAGCGGTGGGAGTAAAGAACGAAGAAGACCTCGACAAAGCACTTTCTGCGCATGGTCGCATCCTTCACGATGCCACAGTAGCGGTCATTGCTTTAGATGACAGCGATCAGAAACTAGGAGGTCTTAATTGGATCAACCGTGATGCGAGCAGTTTCTCTGAGATGCTTGCTGAACTTAGCGGGTCTCTTGGTGGCGACAAAAAACTCATTGATGAGCAAATTGCCACGGCATTTTTGACCGGAATCGTTGCGGCGACAGATCGCTTCAGCAATAACAAGACTACATCAAAGGTGATGACAGAGGCCGCGCAGTTGATGGCGGCAGGTGCGAATCAACAGCTCATTGCCACGAAACTCGAGGAAGCTCACGAGATAGCGGTCGAGGCACCTGATTCGTCTTCAGTCGAAGATAACCAGAAGAAAGGTGATAAAGACGGCTCTTCAAAGGAGGCTCCGCCACAAACAGAAAAACCGGCAGATGGCTCGCTCTCAATATCGCATGAGATGCAGGGAGATATTCAAGAGGTAACTGATCAAGCAGTAGCCAAAGAGCAGGAAAGTGCAGCAAATAAGGCAGAGGCTGAACTTGCAAAACAGACACAAGAAGTCCAGCAGACTCAGCAGCAACAAGCTGCCGAGGAGGCGGAGCAAAAGCTTGCCGAAGAGCTCGCACAAACTGTGCCAGCCGCGGCACCTGTGCCTGTCGTCAACGCCGAAAGTCTAGCTGCATCTACCGCGCCAGTTGAGCCGCAACCGCTCAGAGGTGCAGTCAGCACTGATCAATGGCGTTCTCCTTCAAAGGAGCTTGCCGAACCGCTTATGGGCGGTACCTTAAATGCGACGACCGAACAAGCCGCCATCGATAAGCAACGTGAGCTTGATGACGACCGTAATCGAACAATTCTAAGTCACAACTCAAGTACCTACGCAACCGCACCACCAATGTTCCAAGCACCACTCAATGCAGTCGCTCAGGAGGCGGCGTTGCCATCGGAACCTGCAACGGCCGACATCTTCTCGACAGGTGGACTTACTTCGCATGCTTCTATGATTGAGCCGCCCGCACCTGAAGCATCGGCGCCAACGCTGGCTGAGATTGATGCTCAGAATCGCGCCGATCACGAAGATGCTGTCAACGCCGTTAATTTTGCGCTAGGCACGGAGATGGCGACGGCACCCGCACCGGCTCTGCCTTCACCTTCGTTACCACCCTTACCGCCGATGCCGGACTTTTCGACGCTACCACCCTTACCGCCGACACCGAGTGTTAATTTCGGTGCAACGGTTCCTGATCAGCTTGGTGCCGTCTTACCACCAGTTGATCCAGCGATCTCACCGGCACCCGCTCAGGCCGATCCCGCCCAATTCAAAATCCCTGGACGGTAGCAGTAGCGTACAATACATAGTGTGGAAAACGATACGATACTGATCGATAAACCAGCCGGCATGACCAGTTTTGGTGTCGTTGCCCGAATTCGAAGAGTTCTTAGTAAGCGTGCAGGCAAAAAGGTGAAAGTGGGTCATACAGGCACACTCGATCCATTTGCAACGGGGTTGATGATCTTGGTGACCGGCAAAGAGTGTCGTAACGCCATGCACTATACCAAGCTCGACAAAGTGTACGAAGCAACATTTGTATTGGGACAGGTTAGCACGACGGGTGATCCAGAGGGTGAAATAACTCTCTCTGAGCAAGAAGTGACTGCTGCGCCCCCACGAGCAACAGTTCAAGAGGTGTTAGAGCAATTCACTGGTGAGATCCGTCAGCGGCCGCCGATCTTTAGTGCTGTCAAAATTGGTGGTCAGCGTGCCTACAAACTAGCACGTGGCGGCAAAGAAGTCGAGATGCCGGAGCGCACCGTGACTATCTATTCGCTTGATATACTCGATTATCACTACCCAGAGTTAAAGATACGTACCCACGTTAGTAGCGGCACATACATTCGTAGCCTGGCTGTCGACATCGGCGAGGCGCTTGGTACTGGCGCGTATTGCCAGCGGCTTCGGCGTAGTAGTATTGCCAAGTGGAATGTCGCGGACGCACAGACGCTGGCCGATTTCGGCATCGACGACTAGCATAAGAAGTTTGCTATACTACATCCATAATGACCGTCTCACAAAAGCGCAAATTACGGCGATTTTTGTTCATAAAAGAAATGATAATGACCGTACTTGTAGTCGGTAGCTTCGTCTTTTTGGCGCTCGAACATTTTGAACAACTTACGGACTCGCAGCTTGCTAGGGTAGAAGTGTACGAAATAACGGTCGCCTTCATCTTTCTGGCGGAGTTTTTGTTTGAGTGGTACTATGCCCGCGACCGCCGGAGATACCTCCGGACACACTGGTTTTATCTCATCGCGGCTGTACCGGTGCCAACGGCCACGTTTGAGTTGCTCAAGGGTATTCGCCTTCTGAGACTTCTCAAGTTGCTCAAAATCTTTGCTGCCTATCGCTACGAGCACAACACCCGTTTGTTCTCCAGATGAGAGAAGGCTGAAAATTGACTTATTGCCGCAAGTATGATAATATATAGGTATACACGATAGAAAAATAAAAAAATGAAGAATACTCGCTCAGTACCAGGTGAAAAGCCGACCTCAGATGAAGTTGACGCCTCAATTGCTGCGCTAGAATCTTTGCTTGATCGCGCCTTCTGTAGCGAGGATGAGCTGCGGATGATGTCACATGATCAACGAATTGCAGCTAGCGATGCGAGATTGTATGTCGTTGGTCTCTTTGATAAGGTTAATCGACTCGACCTAGAAGGTAATTGCAATACAAACGACAAGTCTGCTAGTGACGAGACGGAGGATGATGAGTTTTATGCCATAGTACCCTCACCGCGACCTTCAATCGATAGACCTCGACAGATTGCATGGGCATTGCAGCGCGGTATCTTGATGAACTTACACGTGCTAACCAACACAAAGCGGTGTGGGATTTTGATAATCAGCGCAAGCAGGTGGTTGAGGAGCTAGCCCAGTCACTGCGCGCGTCAATACCAAACCGAGATACGGCTCACGATTTCTTAGGCGCCCTTGAGGAACTGTCCCAAAACCATACATTCCGCGATACGAGCGGTCGGATACTGTCAGCAAATTTTGGGTATCTTGATCAGTTATT comes from the Candidatus Saccharimonas aalborgensis genome and includes:
- a CDS encoding DHH family phosphoesterase, translated to MADTGIKQQIVDKIKDSSNILVTVNSNPSVDELSAALGITLLINKLNKHATAVFSGAIPPAISFLDPEKTFESTVDSLRDFIIALDKEKADHLRYKVEGDVVKIFITPYRTTISKDDLDFSQGDYNVEFVLAVGVKNEEDLDKALSAHGRILHDATVAVIALDDSDQKLGGLNWINRDASSFSEMLAELSGSLGGDKKLIDEQIATAFLTGIVAATDRFSNNKTTSKVMTEAAQLMAAGANQQLIATKLEEAHEIAVEAPDSSSVEDNQKKGDKDGSSKEAPPQTEKPADGSLSISHEMQGDIQEVTDQAVAKEQESAANKAEAELAKQTQEVQQTQQQQAAEEAEQKLAEELAQTVPAAAPVPVVNAESLAASTAPVEPQPLRGAVSTDQWRSPSKELAEPLMGGTLNATTEQAAIDKQRELDDDRNRTILSHNSSTYATAPPMFQAPLNAVAQEAALPSEPATADIFSTGGLTSHASMIEPPAPEASAPTLAEIDAQNRADHEDAVNAVNFALGTEMATAPAPALPSPSLPPLPPMPDFSTLPPLPPTPSVNFGATVPDQLGAVLPPVDPAISPAPAQADPAQFKIPGR
- the truB gene encoding tRNA pseudouridine(55) synthase TruB — translated: MENDTILIDKPAGMTSFGVVARIRRVLSKRAGKKVKVGHTGTLDPFATGLMILVTGKECRNAMHYTKLDKVYEATFVLGQVSTTGDPEGEITLSEQEVTAAPPRATVQEVLEQFTGEIRQRPPIFSAVKIGGQRAYKLARGGKEVEMPERTVTIYSLDILDYHYPELKIRTHVSSGTYIRSLAVDIGEALGTGAYCQRLRRSSIAKWNVADAQTLADFGIDD
- a CDS encoding ion transporter — encoded protein: MTVSQKRKLRRFLFIKEMIMTVLVVGSFVFLALEHFEQLTDSQLARVEVYEITVAFIFLAEFLFEWYYARDRRRYLRTHWFYLIAAVPVPTATFELLKGIRLLRLLKLLKIFAAYRYEHNTRLFSR